Within Veillonellales bacterium, the genomic segment GCCGATGCTCCGGTCAGCCTGAACAGCACTTGCGCTGTTTTTGCCGAAAGCGAGATTGTATCCCTGATAGCAAAAGGAACAAAAAAGGAAAACATCATTAAAGGGCTGCATGAATCCATTGCCAGACGAATCGCCAGCATGATGGGCAGCGAAGACATGGATGACGATTTGTATCTTGACGGCGGATCCGCCAATAATCAAGGCCTGGCGATTGCCATTGAGGATGAAATCTTCCGCGATGTTCATGTTCTTGCTTATCCGCAATTTACGGTTGCTTACGGTGCGGCATGTTCGACAAGCCGGTAGGTGGAATACTTGACGAAAATTAATACAGTAAGGAATTTAGAAGAATGCTGCTGGCGGGGAGTGACATGGATTGAAGAAAATTGTACTGCTGATGCTTTTGGGGTGTTTACTGGGCAATGGTTTTTGCTATGCCGGCGAACAGAAGGAACTGTTTATTTTGGCTACAGGCGATGCGGTATTCCGCCAGGACGATAATATTGGAATATGCTTTATAGCGCCGCGGGCAGTTTTGAGCACGTCAATTATCAATGGCGGTTATCGGGAAGATTTGCAAGCCGTATTTAATCATAATAGCACCGGCAATACGGCGATGACGGTGGAAGCCTATCGGAAAGATATGGCTCAGGAAGCCGAAAGACTAGGCTTCAAGCCGGATAAAATATCTTGCATGGGTACCGGTGTACCAATGGATAATGCGGTTTTTAAAACCGAAAGCTTTAAGAATGCTTCCGTTACGGCAATCGTAACTGCCGGTGTTGAGGGAAACGGCGGACGTGTCGGTGATCACTCCGATTATTTTCAGCCGGGGAAAAAAGCGGACATGCCGAAACCAGGCACAATCAATATTATGCTGGTCATGAATGCCGATATGCCGGCCGGCACCCTTGCCCGAGCACTGGTAACCTGCACGGAAGCTAAAACGGCG encodes:
- a CDS encoding adenosylcobinamide amidohydrolase produces the protein MKKIVLLMLLGCLLGNGFCYAGEQKELFILATGDAVFRQDDNIGICFIAPRAVLSTSIINGGYREDLQAVFNHNSTGNTAMTVEAYRKDMAQEAERLGFKPDKISCMGTGVPMDNAVFKTESFKNASVTAIVTAGVEGNGGRVGDHSDYFQPGKKADMPKPGTINIMLVMNADMPAGTLARALVTCTEAKTAALQELMVSSRYSNGLATGSGTDQTIVISNPQAALYLEDAGKHSKLGELIGQTVKAAVKEALLKQNGLSGEKQHSVIRRLERFGITGEKLYRDYLQAGYEPVGREEFINQLAGFERQNQIVTKTSLYVHLIDQYLWGLLTADEVAETGNELIAAAARPFNLPPGEIGENNLTGFISAWEKLLLGCMNQKLSQ